The Streptomyces aurantiacus genome includes a region encoding these proteins:
- a CDS encoding DUF4383 domain-containing protein, which translates to MTTRTRTATKTPVQQAAFLVGAVFLLVGILGFVPGITTDYGTMEFASHDSGAELLGIFQISVLHNLVHLAFGVAGLALARSASGANTYLLAGGAVYLVLWLYGLIIDHHSAANFVPLNTADDWLHFVLGVGMIALAVLLTRRNTGAGGVRR; encoded by the coding sequence ATGACGACGCGCACTCGTACTGCGACCAAAACCCCCGTACAGCAGGCGGCGTTCCTGGTAGGAGCCGTGTTCCTGCTGGTCGGCATCCTCGGGTTCGTCCCGGGGATCACCACGGACTACGGCACGATGGAGTTCGCCTCGCACGACTCGGGCGCCGAGCTTCTCGGGATCTTCCAGATCTCCGTCCTGCACAACCTCGTCCACCTCGCTTTCGGCGTGGCGGGCCTCGCGCTGGCCCGCAGCGCGTCCGGGGCCAACACCTACCTGCTCGCCGGAGGCGCCGTCTACCTGGTGCTGTGGCTGTACGGCCTGATCATCGACCATCACAGCGCCGCCAACTTCGTACCCCTGAACACGGCCGACGACTGGCTGCACTTCGTTCTCGGCGTCGGCATGATCGCACTGGCCGTGCTGCTCACCCGTCGGAACACCGGTGCGGGCGGCGTCCGCCGGTAG
- a CDS encoding epoxide hydrolase family protein, whose product MTTAAHDAVHPFRIDIPQSELDALHAKLDAARWPAPLPGDGWDTGVPVSWLRELADHWRHGYDWRRAERELNEFPQFTTVIDGQRIHFLHVRSSEPDATPLVLTHGWPGSVVEFLDLIGPLTDPRAHGGDPSDAFHVVIPALPGFGFSGPTSEAGWDTTRIARAWAELMRRLGYRRYGAQGGDIGAAVAPELGRVAPAHVIGVHVNGGPGPMPPMPLPEAERAALTDLERDRIARIEAFMQEEFGYIAIQSTRPQTVGHGLTDSPVGQLAWIMDKFREWTHPRPTLPEQVIDRDRLLTNVMLYWLTRTAASAAYVGYAQQAAWGAPKANSGVPTAAIVFAHDVGIRRYAERENTIVRWTDVDRGGHFAALEEPGTLTGDIREFFRSLR is encoded by the coding sequence ATGACCACAGCAGCGCACGACGCCGTCCACCCCTTCCGGATCGACATCCCGCAGTCCGAGCTCGACGCCCTCCACGCGAAGCTGGACGCGGCCCGCTGGCCCGCTCCGCTGCCGGGAGACGGCTGGGACACCGGCGTGCCGGTGTCCTGGCTGCGCGAACTGGCCGACCACTGGCGCCACGGCTACGACTGGCGCAGGGCGGAGCGGGAGCTCAACGAGTTCCCGCAGTTCACCACCGTCATCGACGGCCAGCGCATCCACTTCCTGCATGTGCGCTCCTCCGAACCCGACGCCACCCCTCTGGTCCTCACCCACGGCTGGCCGGGCTCGGTGGTCGAGTTCCTCGACCTGATCGGCCCGCTCACCGACCCCCGCGCGCACGGCGGAGACCCTTCGGACGCCTTCCACGTGGTGATCCCGGCCCTGCCCGGCTTCGGGTTCTCCGGCCCGACGTCGGAAGCCGGCTGGGACACCACCCGGATCGCCCGGGCCTGGGCCGAGTTGATGCGGCGACTCGGGTACCGGCGGTACGGCGCCCAGGGCGGTGACATCGGCGCCGCCGTCGCCCCGGAACTGGGGCGGGTGGCACCGGCCCACGTCATCGGCGTCCATGTCAACGGCGGCCCGGGGCCCATGCCTCCCATGCCGCTGCCGGAGGCGGAACGTGCAGCCCTCACCGATCTCGAACGGGACCGGATCGCCCGCATCGAGGCGTTCATGCAGGAGGAATTCGGCTACATCGCCATCCAGTCCACGCGCCCGCAGACCGTGGGCCACGGTCTCACCGACTCCCCCGTCGGCCAGCTCGCCTGGATCATGGACAAGTTCCGGGAATGGACCCACCCCCGTCCGACCCTTCCCGAGCAGGTCATCGACCGGGACCGTCTGCTGACGAACGTCATGCTCTACTGGCTCACCCGCACGGCGGCGTCGGCGGCCTACGTCGGTTACGCCCAGCAGGCCGCCTGGGGCGCGCCCAAGGCGAACTCCGGTGTCCCCACGGCGGCGATCGTCTTCGCGCACGACGTCGGCATCCGGCGGTACGCGGAGCGGGAGAACACCATCGTGCGGTGGACGGACGTGGACCGCGGCGGCCACTTCGCGGCGCTGGAGGAGCCCGGGACACTCACCGGTGACATCAGGGAGTTCTTCCGCTCGCTGCGGTGA